One window from the genome of Parachlamydiales bacterium encodes:
- the menC gene encoding o-succinylbenzoate synthase, giving the protein MKIKELVIELFEIALTGGAKRSGAILRIKDEAGKTAQGEISPLPGWNNETLQESLEQVKNKKDEILSIDWAKSTFFYHLQKLDLYPSVLFGLESALLQLYFPIESIAAQSAALLMGQPEDILKHAKQRKSEGYSHAKLKVSELTFNDAANIIHQLKNTFRLRVDVNRAWKTQEAIEFFEQFPTDTFDYVEEPFQNSDDLSLFDHPLALDESYHGLDLDRFANLPTLKALIYKPTVQGGLLNCLSILSWARQFQVDLVLSSSFESTIGLDHIRSMAQRLSLTSPVGIGTQHYMS; this is encoded by the coding sequence ATGAAGATCAAAGAACTAGTGATTGAGCTTTTTGAAATAGCATTGACCGGTGGAGCCAAACGTTCAGGAGCTATCCTCCGTATAAAAGATGAAGCGGGCAAAACAGCGCAGGGTGAAATATCCCCATTACCTGGATGGAATAATGAGACTTTGCAGGAGTCACTGGAACAGGTGAAGAATAAGAAAGACGAGATACTGTCTATCGATTGGGCTAAATCCACTTTTTTCTATCACCTTCAAAAGCTAGACCTTTATCCCTCTGTGCTTTTTGGCCTAGAATCCGCTCTTTTGCAGCTCTATTTTCCTATAGAGAGCATCGCAGCTCAATCTGCTGCCTTGCTGATGGGGCAGCCTGAAGATATCCTTAAGCACGCAAAACAAAGAAAAAGCGAAGGCTACTCCCATGCAAAGCTTAAAGTCAGCGAACTTACATTCAATGACGCCGCAAACATCATCCACCAACTTAAAAACACTTTTCGCCTGCGAGTTGATGTGAACAGAGCATGGAAAACGCAAGAAGCTATAGAATTCTTTGAGCAGTTTCCAACAGATACTTTTGATTATGTAGAAGAACCCTTTCAGAACTCTGATGATCTAAGTCTATTTGATCACCCCCTTGCATTGGACGAGTCTTATCACGGCTTAGATTTAGACCGTTTTGCAAATCTGCCAACACTTAAAGCGCTTATCTATAAGCCTACGGTGCAAGGCGGCCTGCTTAATTGCCTTTCAATATTATCGTGGGCGCGACAGTTTCAGGTAGATTTAGTGCTTAGCAGCAGTTTCGAATCGACGATCGGCTTGGACCACATCCGCTCGATGGCCCAAA
- a CDS encoding HAMP domain-containing protein: MTIRKRLLSLLLPPLIAFVTIISLFFHYNWKNEILGSFKEKALSTVIGIASVLPTEKVDELIQGEGNSLQLEKQFTDIVENLGLNSLYLVQVVPVKKGEKVLLNQPLSPHNPIYDGKNTDNAFRLVFLQDVSITSPRANKEQDYSESGEQLLYLNARPMVTDEYKERGTNEHIITAYAPLTNAKGQVIALLGADIANKTINEKLKSAAIVIALSALATIVLVILSVYYAANRISEPVQKIKLAALNLAAGEYGTTVDVKGPLEIEELGNTLNTMSECLMENIHRLKHSSAMRERLFGEYECALLLQEKMFMRSIAEFEHPLFIVKGLHTQSAQEPHGIHVSFSTKEDGSLILEMMENPEKGFDGVYRLLESVAEEHCRFPCTHIELSADILHYERHGLPPLIIWQNNQIHFLEDKKGSLELKKDAIILVTSRILWDIVGNTEGIEKLLQRVFTNFSKDSFDIFASMLQQELNFLSDKHHFEKDIFVTLLTRKR; encoded by the coding sequence ATGACCATTCGTAAACGTTTACTAAGCCTGTTATTGCCTCCACTTATCGCTTTTGTCACCATCATCTCGCTGTTCTTCCATTACAACTGGAAAAATGAGATCCTGGGGAGCTTTAAGGAAAAAGCCCTAAGCACTGTTATAGGTATCGCATCTGTCCTTCCTACAGAAAAAGTAGATGAGCTAATCCAAGGAGAGGGCAACAGCCTGCAACTTGAAAAGCAATTTACGGATATAGTTGAGAACCTAGGCCTTAACAGTTTATATCTTGTGCAAGTCGTTCCGGTGAAAAAAGGCGAAAAAGTCCTCTTAAACCAGCCACTTAGTCCCCATAATCCTATTTACGACGGAAAAAATACTGACAATGCTTTCCGTCTGGTTTTTCTGCAGGATGTAAGTATCACCTCGCCCCGTGCAAATAAAGAACAAGATTATTCAGAGAGCGGAGAACAGCTGCTCTATCTTAATGCACGTCCGATGGTAACGGATGAGTACAAAGAGAGAGGGACCAATGAACATATCATTACCGCCTATGCCCCCCTTACAAATGCAAAAGGGCAAGTCATTGCGCTATTAGGAGCGGACATTGCAAACAAAACAATCAATGAAAAGCTTAAATCCGCTGCGATAGTCATTGCTTTAAGTGCCCTCGCAACCATCGTTCTAGTGATTTTAAGCGTCTATTATGCCGCAAACCGCATCAGTGAACCCGTACAAAAAATCAAACTAGCTGCCCTAAATTTAGCTGCCGGTGAATATGGAACGACCGTAGACGTCAAAGGTCCGCTTGAGATCGAAGAGCTGGGCAATACTTTGAATACGATGAGCGAATGCCTTATGGAGAATATCCACCGTCTAAAACATTCTTCCGCTATGCGTGAACGCCTCTTTGGCGAATATGAATGCGCTCTTTTACTTCAAGAAAAGATGTTTATGCGTTCGATAGCCGAATTTGAGCATCCCCTTTTTATTGTCAAAGGATTGCATACACAATCTGCTCAAGAGCCGCATGGCATACATGTTTCTTTTTCTACGAAAGAGGATGGATCACTGATACTTGAAATGATGGAAAATCCGGAGAAAGGCTTTGATGGAGTATATCGTCTTTTAGAAAGTGTTGCTGAAGAACATTGCCGGTTTCCCTGCACCCATATAGAGCTTTCTGCGGATATCCTTCATTATGAAAGGCATGGGTTGCCACCCCTTATTATCTGGCAAAATAACCAAATACATTTTCTAGAAGATAAAAAAGGAAGTCTTGAGCTTAAAAAAGATGCTATTATCCTTGTCACATCACGTATTCTTTGGGATATTGTAGGAAACACTGAAGGTATTGAAAAGCTTCTGCAAAGAGTTTTCACTAATTTTTCCAAAGATAGCTTCGATATTTTTGCATCTATGCTGCAACAAGAGCTTAATTTTCTAAGCGATAAGCACCATTTCGAAAAAGATATCTTTGTCACGCTACTAACAAGGAAACGCTAA
- a CDS encoding cyclic nucleotide-binding domain-containing protein, with protein sequence MKNLTIIDKVFYLKRTPLFRMLTMEMLLPIADKLTEVSFDKNDTIFEINDEAHRMYFILNGKVQISAPQIPSPVILENGGFFGDEGLFDDNKRAYNAVAMVDCDILTLTQTNLITIISEYPSVALGFLSVFASCVPDRAKFFLKDAT encoded by the coding sequence ATGAAGAACCTTACCATTATCGATAAAGTCTTTTATCTGAAGCGCACTCCCCTTTTCAGAATGCTGACAATGGAAATGCTTCTACCGATTGCGGATAAATTAACCGAGGTCAGTTTCGATAAGAACGATACGATTTTTGAGATCAACGATGAAGCCCACCGTATGTATTTTATCCTTAACGGAAAAGTTCAGATTTCCGCCCCGCAAATTCCATCCCCGGTGATACTTGAAAACGGGGGCTTTTTTGGTGATGAAGGGCTTTTTGATGATAATAAAAGAGCCTATAATGCCGTGGCTATGGTTGATTGCGATATTTTAACACTAACTCAGACCAACCTTATCACCATTATCTCGGAATATCCCTCTGTAGCTTTGGGCTTTTTAAGCGTCTTTGCATCTTGCGTTCCTGACAGGGCAAAATTTTTTCTTAAGGATGCAACATGA